The following coding sequences lie in one Spinacia oleracea cultivar Varoflay chromosome 1, BTI_SOV_V1, whole genome shotgun sequence genomic window:
- the LOC110775422 gene encoding uncharacterized protein: MVILYQIYSSGSDNDESTDEEIEDMLLEEELKGKQMMLSAAVGVTILTKYYFKYLIKQPPRISLCSGWQWVQEVLSTPGESYRMFRMESDVFCSLAKLLKDDYGLKSTRTMCSEESLAMFIYLCAQFQSNRNLQNRFKHSGETISRKMNEVLKAMTKFSRDIVRPSDPYFREVSVKIRGNYKYWPHFKDCIGAIDGTHIPCVVPEEDRIPYIGRKGHPTQNILAICDFDMLFTYFVAGWPGSVHDNRVLKNAMDNPKKAFPHPPEGKYYVVDAGYPNMKGFLAPFKGQRYHIPDYRRSTQPPTGYYEVYNYKHSSLRNVIERTFGVWKSRWRILSMMPNFPLETQNKIVAATMAMHNYIRRHALEDLEFDKCDADPNYIPVVEEDAQDIGGGSSSTLREDHDGSMDDDSMESVRHNIASSMLKQDLQEQCV, translated from the exons atggttattCTTTATCAGATTTATTCAAGTGGGAGTGACAATGATGAATCCACAGATGAAGAAATTGAGGATATGTTActtgaagaagaattgaaggGTAAACAAATGATGTTATCGGCTGCTGTAGGGGTAACGATACTTACCAAGTACTATTTTAAATACTTGATAAAACAACCCCCTAGAATTTCATTGTGTTCTGGATGGCAATGGGTACAAGAAGTGCTTTCAACTCCAGGTGAGAGTTATAGGATGTTTAGAATGGAGTCTGATGTGTTCTGTAGTCTTGCTAAATTGTTGAAAGACGATTATGGTTTGAAGTCTACTAGGACCATGTGTTCTGAAGAATCACTTGCAATGTTTATATATTTATGTGCTCAGTTTCAATCAAACCGTAATCTGCAAAATAGGTTTAAACATTCGGGGGAAACAATCAGTAGAAAAATGAATGAAGTTCTTAAAGCTATGACTAAATTTTCTAGAGATATTGTGAGACCTTCTGATCCATATTTTAGGGAGGTCTCGGTCAAAATACGAGGTAACTATAAGTATTGGCCACATTTCAAGGATTGTATTGGTGCCATTGATGGGACTCACATCCCATGTGTTGTTCCGGAAGAAGATAGAATTCCTTACATAGGGCGTAAAGGGCACCCAACTCAAAATATTCTGGCAATTTGTGACTTTGACATGTTGTTTACATACTTTGTTGCTGGGTGGCCTGGATCCGTTCATGACAATCGTGTTTTAAAGAATGCAATGGATAATCCAAAGAAGGCGTTCCCTCATCCACCAGAAG GTAAATATTATGTTGTTGATGCGGGTTATCCTAATATGAAAGGATTTTTGGCTCCGTTTAAAGGCCAACGATATCATATTCCTGATTATCGCCGTTCAACTCAACCTCCAACCGGTTATTACGAAGTCTATAATTATAAACACTCTTCATTAAGGAATGTGATTGAGCGAACATTTGGAGTATGGAAAAGTAGATGGAGGATACTATCCATGATGCCAAATTTTCCACTAGAAACACAAAACAAGATTGTTGCTGCAACTATGGCTATGCACAACTACATTAGAAGACATGCACTTGAAGATTTGGAATTCGACAAATGCGATGCGGACCCAAATTATATTCCTGTGGTGGAAGAAGATGCTCAAGATATTGGTGGTGGTTCTTCGAGTACTTTACGAGAAGATCACGATGGCTCAATGGATGATGATAGCATGGAGTCTGTCCGGCACAACATTGCATCTTCTATGTTGAAACAAGATTTGCAAGAGCAATGTGTATAA
- the LOC130466242 gene encoding L10-interacting MYB domain-containing protein-like — MHPGERRPPTSSMNTPPVRPPTKSTTSNTANKGKSKMHPSTIPSPPSNQMNEQKVKRSKATWDDESTRIFCEVCADEVHAGNRPNTHFNRVGWDNVVKKFQLRTGKRYDQKQLKNKWEKLKSEFSTWKNLHKETGLGWNHDNNTIDASEDWWENKEQVDANAAIFREGGIKNLTEQEIMFSKIYASDATSWNPYSEEEVVEETEVEVEDDSIVGNFDVEDEEQVDITLDSNTTQTHPLQPESENIRKSNVTIPTGVKVKNVCKGKKSKVSTAKLMQNELKRIVGAMESFSQSSATVTSRRTDLPGCSIQECLTLLGVTPGVEVGSELYMLGTRLFMKKECREMFVALPGEDIRSAWLDQELLREKEKNKT, encoded by the exons ATGCATCCCGGAGAACGCAGACCACCTACATCGTCGATGAATACTCCACCCGTTCGTCCACCCACGAAATCTACGACGAGCAACACAGCTAATAAG GGGAAATCGAAGATGCATCCATCTACTATTCCTTCTCCTCCTTCAAATCAG ATGAATGAGCAAAAAGTGAAGAGATCAAAAGCGACGTGGGATGATGAATCAACTAGAATATTTTGTGAGGTGTGTGCTGATGAGGTGCATGCAGGGAATAGACCAAACACGCATTTTAATAGGGTTGGTTGGGATAATGTGGTTAAGAAATTCCAATTAAGGACTGGAAAAAGGTATGATCAAAAACAATTGAAAAATAAGTGGGAGAAGTTGAAAAGTGAGTTCTCGACATGGAAGAATCTACACAAGGAGACGGGATTAGGTTGGAACCACGACAACAACACTATCGATGCATCTGAAGACTGGTGGGAAAACAAAGAACAA GTGGATGCTAATGCTGCAATTTTCCGTGAAGGTGGTATTAAGAACTTAACGGAGCAAGAAATCATGTTCTCGAAAATATATGCTTCTGATGCAACTTCATGGAATCCTTATTCAGAAGAAGAAGTTGTAGAAGAGACTGAGGTAGAAGTAGAAGATGACTCTATAGTAGGAAATTTTGATGTAGAAGATGAGGAACAGGTTGACATAACTCTTGATTCAAACACTACTCAAACACATCCTCTACAACCTGAAAGTGAGAATATTAGGAAGTCAAATGTAACTATACCTACTGGTGTGAAAGTGAAGAATGTTTGTAAGGGAAAGAAATCTAAAGTGAGCACTGCTAAGCTAATGCAAAATGAGCTAAAACGGATTGTTGGGGCAATGGAGAGTTTCTCTCAGTCTAGTGCAACAGTAACTTCAAGAAGAACCGATCTCCCAGGATGTAGCATTCAAGAGTGCTTAACTTTGTTAGGTGTAACACCTGGTGTTGAAGTAGGCAGTGAACTTTATATGTTAGGGACTCGCTTATTCATGAAGAAGGAATGTAGAGAGATGTTTGTTGCCCTTCCCGGTGAAGATATTCGAAGTGCTTGGCTTGATCAAGAACTACTAAGGGAGAAGGAGAAGAATAAAACTTaa